A region of Candidatus Omnitrophota bacterium DNA encodes the following proteins:
- the tuf gene encoding elongation factor Tu — protein sequence MAKEKFERTKPHVNVGTIGHVDHGKTTLTSAITKVLEKHGFAQAKNYEEIDNAPEEKERGLTINISHVEYQTKNRHYAHIDCPGHADYIKNMITGAAQMDGSILVVSAVDGPMPQTREHILLARQVNVPSIVVFLNKVDAVDDKELIDLVELEVRELLTKYKFPGDKTPVIRGSALEAMNCGCAKDTCPKCKPILDLMEAVDNFVPTPVRDVDKPFLMAVEDVFSITGRGTVGTGRVERGKVVLNDEVDIVGLRPEIKKTVVTGIEMFRKLLDEGIAGDNVGLLLRGIEKEDLERGMVIAKPGSITPHTKFKAEVYVLTKEEGGRHTPFFEGYRPQFYFRTTDVTGVAHLPKGVEMVMPGDNVSIEVELIKPVALEKELRFAIREGGRTVGAGVVSEVIA from the coding sequence ATGGCAAAAGAGAAATTTGAACGCACTAAGCCACATGTGAATGTGGGAACGATTGGACATGTAGACCATGGTAAGACAACTCTTACTTCTGCGATTACCAAAGTCCTCGAGAAACACGGTTTTGCGCAGGCGAAGAATTATGAGGAAATAGACAATGCTCCTGAGGAGAAAGAAAGGGGTTTGACTATAAATATTTCCCATGTTGAATACCAGACAAAGAATCGTCACTATGCACATATCGATTGTCCCGGCCATGCCGATTATATTAAAAATATGATCACCGGTGCAGCTCAAATGGATGGGTCAATTCTTGTAGTGTCTGCAGTCGACGGACCTATGCCCCAGACACGTGAGCATATTCTGCTTGCCCGCCAAGTGAACGTTCCCAGTATTGTTGTTTTTCTTAATAAAGTAGATGCTGTAGATGATAAGGAGTTGATAGACCTTGTGGAACTTGAGGTAAGAGAGCTTTTGACGAAATATAAATTCCCCGGCGATAAAACACCAGTAATTAGGGGTAGTGCTTTGGAAGCAATGAACTGTGGCTGTGCTAAAGATACCTGTCCCAAGTGCAAACCGATATTAGATCTTATGGAAGCAGTGGACAATTTTGTTCCCACACCAGTCCGCGATGTGGATAAACCTTTTCTAATGGCCGTAGAAGATGTTTTCTCCATCACGGGACGAGGAACAGTAGGTACGGGAAGAGTAGAAAGAGGAAAAGTGGTTTTAAATGATGAAGTAGATATTGTAGGTTTACGCCCAGAGATAAAAAAGACAGTGGTAACGGGTATCGAGATGTTTAGAAAACTTTTAGACGAGGGAATAGCAGGAGATAATGTAGGATTACTTTTGCGGGGGATAGAGAAAGAAGATTTAGAACGGGGGATGGTTATTGCCAAACCGGGTTCCATAACTCCCCATACAAAATTTAAAGCAGAGGTATATGTGTTGACCAAAGAGGAGGGAGGAAGACACACTCCTTTCTTTGAAGGTTACCGCCCGCAATTTTATTTTCGCACCACCGATGTTACAGGTGTGGCGCATTTACCGAAAGGCGTAGAGATGGTAATGCCTGGTGATAACGTAAGTATTGAGGTAGAATTAATAAAACCGGTAGCCTTGGAAAAAGAACTGCGCTTTGCTATCCGCGAAGGAGGGAGAACTGTAGGCGCAGGAGTGGTTTCGGAGGTAATTGCATAA